A stretch of Megalobrama amblycephala isolate DHTTF-2021 linkage group LG14, ASM1881202v1, whole genome shotgun sequence DNA encodes these proteins:
- the LOC125245350 gene encoding alpha-tectorin-like yields the protein MDRSRSKSLHASLSFCVMVFFLSVLVCNNCTENEACQERGGIYGCGCLQGQRPNPEIFDAVGSCISSTGSISLSRCQLFESGFYPETLHLNDPSCKGTLENGRLLFYFDNEGHICGTTLMSNSTHFIYQNSIQFNPKNTEQSIITRGIWMNITFSCAYPLIQNLSMPMSFRAEGG from the exons ATGGATAGGTCAAGATCCAAATCACTGCATGCTTCCCTGTCTTTCTGTGTAATGGTTTTCTTCTTGTCTGTTTTAGTTTGTAATAACTGCACTGAAAATGAGGCTTGCCAGGAGAGAGGTGGTATCTATGGCTGTGGTTGCTTGCAAGGACAAAGACCAAATCCTGAAATCTTTG ATGCTGTGGGGTCTTGTATCAGCAGCACTGGCTCCATATCTCTCTCCCGCTGCCAGCTCTTTGAGTCTGGGTTTTATCCTGAGACACTGCACCTAAATGACCCAAGCTGCAAAGGAACCCTTGAGAATGGCAGActtctgttttattttgacAATGAAGGCCACATATGTGGTACCACTCTAATG AGCAACAGTACTCACTTCATCTACCAAAACTCCATTCAGTTTAACCCGAAGAACACTGAACAGAGCATCATTACAAGAGGTATATGGATGAACATTACATTTTCTTGTGCATACCCTCTGATCCAGAACCTATCTATGCCCATGAGTTTCCGAGCCGAAGGCGGGTAA